In Arachis hypogaea cultivar Tifrunner chromosome 17, arahy.Tifrunner.gnm2.J5K5, whole genome shotgun sequence, a single window of DNA contains:
- the LOC112765655 gene encoding fimbrin-2: MSSHWGILVSDPWLQNQFTQVELRSLKSQFVSMRRENGRLTIGDLASKMSRMKVVGENLSEEERASYLNNLYPNTDDDVDFELFLKVYLKLQTFASSRTGSTAKNSSAFLKAATTTLLHTISESEKASYVAHINNYLLGGDEFLKKYLPIDPSTNDLFEIAKDGVLLCKLINVAVPGTIDERTINTKRLLNPWERNENHTLCLNSAKAIGCTVVNIGTQDLIEGRRHLVLGLISQIIKIQLLADLNLKKTPQLVELVDDSKEMEELMNLPPEKILLRWMNFHLKKAGYKKIVTNFSSDVKDAEAYAHLLNVLAPEYTNPSTLAVKNPFERAKLVLEHADKMGCKRYLTARDIVEGSPNLNLAFVAHIFQHRNGLSTQTRQNSLLEALPDDTQDSREERAFRLWMNSLGISTYINNVFEDVRNGWVLLETLDKVSPGIVNWKIANKPPIKMPFKKVENCNQVVKIGKQLKFSLVNIAGNDIVQGYKKLILAYLWQLMRYNILQLLKNLRFHSYGKEITDADILQWANIKVSSSGSQRQMGSFKDKSLSDGIFFLELLSAVQTRAVNWGLVTKGVTDQEKKMNATYIISIARKLGCSIFLLPEDITEVNQKMILTLTASIMYWFLKHPNEERAGGNSDSETGSQLETTSNSTVDDSASDSSAEDNV; this comes from the exons atgtcTAGTCATTGGGGCATTCTTGTTTCAGATCCATGGCTCCAAAACCAGTTCACTCAGGTGGAGCTTCGCAGCTTAAAATCCCAA TTTGTAAGCATGCGGAGGGAGAATGGGAGGCTTACTATTGGCGACTTAGCGTCCAAGATGTCAAGGATGAAAGTTGTGGGAGAAAATCTAAGTGAGGAAGAGAGAGCATCTTACCTCAACAATTTGTATCCCAACACTGACGATGATGTCGACTTTGAGTTGTTTCTCAAG GTTTACTTAAAACTACAAACTTTTGCAAGTTCAAGAACTGGAAGTACTGCGAAGAACTCCTCAGCATTCCTGAAGGCTGCTACCACCACATTACTTCACACAATAAGTGAATCTGAGAAGGCATCATATGTTGCACATATAAATAACTATCTTCTTGGAGGAGATGAGTTCCTCAAAAAATACCTTCCAATAGATCCTTCAACCAATGACCTCTTTGAAATTGCGAAAGATGGTGTTCTTCTTTG TAAGCTTATTAATGTGGCAGTTCCGGGGACGATTGATGAACGCACAATCAATACCAAAAGATTACTTAATCCATGGGAAAGAAATGAAAACCACACGCTTTGTCTCAACTCTGCTAAAGCAATAGGATGTACTGTAGTCAACATTGGCACTCAAGACTTAATTGAAGGAAGG CGTCATCTGGTGCTTGGATTGATTTCGCAGATTATTAAG ATACAATTATTGGCAGACCTGAACCTAAAGAAAACTCCTCAGCTTGTGGAGCTGGTCGATGATAGTAAG GAAATGGAAGAGCTGATGAATCTTCCACCAGAAAAGATCTTGTTAAGGTGGATGAATTTCCATTTGAAGAAAGCAGGGTACAAGAAGATTGTCACAAATTTCTCCTCTGATGTTAAG GATGCTGAGGCATATGCTCATCTTCTAAATGTTCTTGCACCTGAATACACAAATCCTTCCACATTGGCAGTTAAAAATCCTTTCGAAAGAGCAAAGTTAGTGCTTGAACATGCAGATAAGATGGGTTGCAAACGATACTTGACTGCAAGAGATATAGTGGAAGGTTCCCCAAATCTTAACCTTGCCTTTGTTGCACATATTTTCCAGCACAG GAATGGACTTTCAACCCAAACAAGACAGAATTCGCTGCTTGAAGCACTGCCAGATGATACACAGGACTCAAGAGAAGAGAGAGCCTTTCGCCTCTGGATGAATAGCCTTGGCATTTCAACATACATCAACAATGTCTTTGAGGATGTCAGAAACGG GTGGGTACTCTTAGAGACTCTTGATAAGGTGTCACCTGGGATCGTTAATTGGAAGATTGCCAACAAGCCTCCTATTAAGATGCCATTTAAGAAAGTCGAGAACTGCAACCAAGTTGTGAAAATAGGGAAACAACTTAAGTTTTCGCTGGTAAACATTGCTGGTAATGACATTGTGCAgggatataaaaaattaatactag CTTATTTGTGGCAATTGATGCGATATAATATTCTACAACTTCTGAAGAACTTGAGATTTCACTCTTATGGGAAGGAAATTACTGATGCTGATATTCTACAATGGGCAAACATCAAAGTGAGCAGCTCCGGAAGTCAAAGGCAAATGGGTAGTTTTAAG GATAAAAGTTTATCGGATGGAATTTTTTTCCTTGAGCTTCTTAGTGCTGTACAGACCAGAGCTGTAAATTGGGGTCTCGTGACAAAAGGAGTCACCG ATCAGGAGAAAAAGATGAATGCCACCTACATCATCAGTATTGCAAGAAAGCTTGGATGTTCTATATTCCTGCTTCCTGAAGATATCACTGAG GTGAATCAAAAGATGATCCTTACATTAACAGCTAGTATAATGTACTGGTTCTTAAAGCACCCTAATGAAGAAAGAGCAGGCGGAAATTCAGACAGTGAGACTGGGAGTCAATTGGAGACTACATCAAATTCCACCGTGGATGACTCTGCTTCTGATTCATCAGCAGAAGACAATGTTTAG